A region of Streptomyces sp. NBC_01750 DNA encodes the following proteins:
- a CDS encoding penicillin-binding transpeptidase domain-containing protein — MRSGAKVAVVGGVFLVVAGGVGYGGYNLYSGLTGGGGGGGADTKSASAPKKTGPPSTDEISETAKDFLAAWAGGKAPEAAQLTNNAAEAEPLIAGYRDQARVSAAVITPGTAVGATVPFTVKATVTYEGQSKPWSYASALTVVRGQTTGRPLVDWAPTVVHPKLTKGTSLKTGEASEPPIKAVDRGGRELTKEKYPSLGPVLDSLRKKYGEDAGGTAGVELVISSANASTPDQTLLTLTKGKEGKLTTTLDADVQAAAERAVKKYSQASVVAVKPSTGEIRAIANNPASGFNAAVQGAQAPGSTMKIVSATMLMDNGIVQGPGAKVECPPTVSWEGVTFENLKKFEIKNGTLKDSFRRSCNTAFIKAVKPLTEKNIAGTALGSTARKYFGIGLDWQTGIVTVDGNVPESAGAETAASYIGQGKVTMNALNMASITATAKSGVFHQPVIVPQSLDHRELATAQPLPGSIARALREMMSATAQYGTGQAAMAGVRGEKGAKTGSAEVDGQGKSNSWFTGYADDLAAAAVVQSGGHGGDAAGPVVASVLQAR, encoded by the coding sequence ATGCGCAGTGGAGCGAAAGTCGCCGTCGTCGGCGGCGTGTTTCTGGTGGTCGCCGGTGGCGTGGGCTACGGCGGCTACAACCTGTACAGCGGGCTGACCGGCGGTGGCGGCGGTGGCGGGGCCGACACCAAGTCGGCATCGGCGCCCAAGAAGACCGGGCCGCCCAGTACGGACGAGATCAGCGAGACCGCCAAGGACTTCCTGGCGGCGTGGGCCGGGGGCAAGGCTCCGGAAGCAGCTCAGCTGACCAACAACGCCGCCGAAGCCGAGCCGCTCATCGCCGGCTACCGCGATCAGGCCCGTGTCTCCGCCGCCGTGATCACTCCGGGTACGGCAGTCGGCGCGACGGTGCCGTTCACCGTCAAGGCGACGGTGACGTACGAAGGGCAGAGCAAGCCCTGGTCGTACGCCTCCGCGCTGACCGTGGTGCGGGGGCAGACCACCGGCAGGCCGCTCGTCGACTGGGCGCCGACGGTGGTTCACCCGAAGCTGACGAAGGGCACCAGCCTCAAGACGGGCGAGGCCTCGGAACCGCCGATCAAGGCCGTCGACCGCGGTGGCCGGGAGCTGACGAAGGAGAAGTACCCGTCGCTCGGACCCGTCCTGGACAGCCTGCGCAAGAAGTACGGCGAGGACGCGGGCGGCACCGCGGGCGTGGAGCTGGTCATCTCGTCCGCGAACGCCTCCACGCCCGACCAGACCCTGCTGACCCTGACCAAGGGCAAGGAGGGCAAGCTGACCACCACCTTGGACGCGGATGTGCAGGCGGCCGCCGAGCGGGCGGTGAAGAAGTACTCGCAGGCTTCGGTCGTCGCGGTGAAGCCGAGTACGGGTGAGATCCGGGCGATCGCCAACAACCCGGCGAGCGGCTTCAACGCGGCGGTGCAGGGCGCGCAGGCTCCTGGCTCCACGATGAAGATCGTGTCCGCGACGATGTTGATGGACAACGGGATCGTCCAGGGCCCGGGCGCCAAGGTCGAGTGCCCGCCGACCGTTTCGTGGGAGGGAGTGACGTTCGAGAATCTCAAGAAGTTCGAGATCAAGAACGGCACTCTCAAGGACAGCTTCCGCCGCTCCTGCAACACCGCCTTCATCAAGGCCGTCAAGCCGCTCACCGAGAAGAACATCGCCGGTACGGCGCTGGGCAGCACCGCCCGTAAGTACTTCGGCATCGGCCTCGACTGGCAGACGGGCATCGTCACCGTCGACGGCAATGTGCCCGAGTCGGCGGGCGCGGAGACCGCGGCCTCGTACATCGGACAGGGCAAGGTCACGATGAACGCGCTCAACATGGCGTCCATCACCGCCACCGCGAAGAGCGGCGTCTTCCACCAGCCGGTGATCGTCCCGCAGTCCCTCGACCACCGTGAACTGGCCACCGCGCAGCCGCTGCCCGGCTCCATCGCGAGGGCGCTGCGCGAGATGATGAGCGCCACCGCGCAGTACGGCACGGGCCAGGCCGCGATGGCCGGGGTCCGCGGCGAGAAGGGCGCCAAGACCGGCTCGGCGGAGGTCGACGGACAGGGCAAGTCCAACAGCTGGTTCACCGGATACGCCGACGATCTGGCGGCGGCCGCGGTCGTGCAGTCCGGCGGGCACGGCGGCGACGCGGCAGGCCCGGTGGTCGCCTCGGTGCTGCAGGCCCGCTGA
- a CDS encoding recombinase family protein: MSRSKSKVSVTPGDDAAIYCRISHVKDDDQTGVDRQERICREVAERLQLRIAPEHVYVDNNRSAWQRNRKRPGWDEMLKMMSEGAIRHVIVYHPDRLMRQPKDLEELLSIAEDKRVLLHGEANRRDLSDPDDRFILRIEVAHACRSSDDTSRRLKDAFKEMAEAGTPHIGNRPYGYTRSGHAIIEEEAEIVREVYRRYLDGESPSAIAQDLHARKVPTSKGKRWQPENVRHLLSSNYVASIRVHQGEEIGPGTWPAIIDRGQWDEVQQYRKHRAARIDKERKRPDRYYLLRGVATCTCGMRMAGTNGGRYAYYRCTRAALNGEQRCGRSVSAGPLERFMRDVAVKGLTEIDVSGRPLVSTVRPEADVEAEEKDEKKLKELNQLWLDDDLSTSEYQSMRGVIVKRMKERQRRTVQRPVAVLEGIAGPDAEANWTELERRENYARMNAIYRFLFSAVIVHPPKTRGRGFDTDRVEVKPNPLP, encoded by the coding sequence ATGAGCCGATCTAAGAGCAAGGTGAGCGTCACTCCCGGCGATGACGCGGCGATCTACTGCCGGATCTCGCACGTGAAGGACGACGATCAGACCGGTGTAGACCGACAGGAGCGCATCTGTCGGGAGGTCGCCGAGCGCCTGCAATTACGCATCGCGCCGGAACACGTCTACGTGGACAACAACCGTTCAGCCTGGCAGCGCAACCGCAAGCGTCCGGGTTGGGACGAGATGCTCAAAATGATGAGCGAGGGTGCCATCCGGCACGTGATCGTTTATCACCCGGACCGGCTGATGCGGCAGCCGAAGGACCTTGAAGAGCTCTTGTCCATAGCCGAGGACAAACGCGTCCTGTTGCACGGCGAGGCCAACCGTCGTGACTTGTCCGACCCGGACGACCGTTTCATCCTGCGCATCGAAGTCGCACATGCCTGCCGTTCATCCGATGACACATCGCGTCGGCTCAAGGACGCGTTCAAGGAAATGGCCGAGGCGGGCACTCCGCACATCGGGAATCGCCCGTACGGATACACCAGGAGCGGGCACGCGATCATCGAGGAGGAAGCCGAGATCGTGCGGGAGGTCTACCGCCGTTACCTGGACGGGGAGTCACCCAGTGCGATCGCTCAGGACCTCCACGCCCGCAAGGTCCCGACGTCCAAAGGGAAGCGCTGGCAGCCGGAGAACGTGCGACACCTGCTGTCCTCCAACTACGTCGCCAGCATTCGTGTTCATCAGGGCGAGGAGATCGGGCCGGGCACTTGGCCCGCCATCATCGATCGGGGACAGTGGGACGAAGTACAGCAGTACCGGAAGCACCGCGCCGCGCGCATCGACAAGGAACGTAAACGGCCCGATCGTTACTACCTGCTCCGTGGAGTGGCCACCTGCACTTGCGGGATGCGCATGGCCGGCACGAACGGCGGCAGGTACGCGTACTACCGGTGCACCCGAGCGGCGCTGAACGGCGAGCAGAGGTGTGGTCGTTCCGTATCAGCCGGGCCGCTGGAGAGGTTCATGCGAGATGTCGCGGTCAAGGGGCTAACGGAGATCGATGTATCCGGCCGCCCGCTCGTCAGCACGGTGCGCCCGGAAGCCGACGTGGAGGCCGAAGAGAAGGACGAGAAGAAGCTCAAAGAGTTGAATCAGCTCTGGCTTGACGATGATCTCTCTACGAGCGAGTACCAGTCGATGCGTGGCGTCATCGTCAAGAGGATGAAGGAACGCCAGCGCAGGACCGTTCAGCGGCCGGTGGCTGTGCTCGAAGGCATCGCGGGCCCGGATGCCGAGGCCAACTGGACGGAGCTGGAGAGGCGGGAGAACTACGCCCGCATGAACGCGATTTACCGGTTCCTCTTCTCCGCCGTCATCGTGCACCCTCCCAAGACGCGAGGCCGAGGGTTCGATACAGACCGCGTCGAGGTCAAGCCGAACCCACTCCCCTAA
- a CDS encoding replication initiator, producing the protein MLDRAARLRQLPEVDQDTIRLAQDPQFARWLEQITATGGCAHPIHLTGATTVRDTHSGEILHHYDTTTEPGERLLVRCRNRRATVCPPCSRLHAGDTFHLVRAGLVGGKTVPAHVREHPRLFVTLTAPGFGPVHHITTGTERCRPRRAGQCEHGQPVGCSARHTDTDPLVGQPLCPDCYDYPGHVLWHAHTGELWARFTRTVRRTLASAAGIAQTRFPDHARLSFAKVAEYQKRAAIHVHAVVRLDGPAGPHDPPPPWATADTLTTAVCSAARAVTVHSPYSPATGQHILRWGTQLDARPLRAFDDADGLSDDAVAAYVAKYVTKGAADTAAGTDYRLTSADDIETAVVSPHLRSLMRACWRLGGLPEFAPLRLREWAHTLGYRGHILTKSRAYSTTYTTLRAERAEHERTAAGADLPDEPEAVTDANWRYIASGHTPGAALIAAGVAEDLSRNREIAHEEISRWAVD; encoded by the coding sequence GTGCTCGACCGCGCGGCGCGTCTGCGTCAGCTCCCCGAAGTCGACCAAGACACCATCCGCCTCGCCCAAGACCCGCAGTTCGCCCGCTGGCTGGAACAAATCACCGCCACCGGCGGCTGCGCCCACCCCATCCACCTCACCGGCGCCACCACCGTCCGCGACACCCACAGCGGCGAAATCCTGCACCACTACGACACCACCACCGAACCGGGCGAACGGCTCCTCGTCCGCTGCCGCAACCGACGCGCCACCGTCTGCCCGCCCTGCTCCCGCCTCCACGCCGGAGACACCTTCCACCTGGTGCGCGCCGGACTCGTCGGCGGCAAGACCGTCCCCGCCCACGTACGGGAACATCCCCGGCTCTTCGTCACCCTCACCGCCCCCGGATTCGGCCCGGTACACCACATCACCACCGGCACAGAGCGCTGCCGCCCCCGCCGCGCCGGGCAGTGCGAACACGGGCAGCCTGTCGGCTGCTCCGCCCGGCACACCGACACTGACCCCCTCGTCGGCCAGCCGCTGTGCCCCGACTGCTACGACTACCCGGGCCACGTCCTGTGGCACGCCCACACCGGGGAGCTCTGGGCCCGCTTCACCCGTACCGTCCGCCGCACCCTCGCCTCAGCCGCCGGGATCGCACAGACCCGCTTCCCCGACCACGCCCGGCTCTCCTTCGCCAAAGTCGCCGAGTACCAGAAGCGCGCAGCCATCCACGTCCACGCCGTCGTGCGCCTCGACGGCCCGGCCGGTCCCCACGACCCGCCCCCGCCCTGGGCAACCGCCGACACGCTCACCACTGCCGTCTGCTCTGCTGCACGCGCCGTCACGGTCCACAGCCCCTACAGCCCGGCCACCGGACAACACATCCTGCGGTGGGGCACCCAACTCGACGCCAGGCCACTGCGTGCCTTCGACGACGCCGACGGACTCTCAGACGACGCGGTCGCCGCGTACGTGGCCAAGTACGTCACCAAGGGCGCGGCCGACACTGCCGCCGGCACCGACTACCGGCTGACCTCCGCCGACGACATCGAGACCGCCGTGGTCTCCCCACACCTGCGATCTCTCATGCGCGCCTGCTGGCGACTCGGCGGCCTGCCCGAATTCGCACCCCTACGGCTCCGGGAGTGGGCACACACCCTCGGCTACCGCGGCCACATCCTCACCAAATCCCGCGCCTATTCCACCACCTACACCACCCTGCGCGCCGAACGCGCCGAACACGAACGCACCGCCGCCGGGGCCGATCTGCCCGACGAGCCCGAGGCGGTCACTGACGCGAACTGGCGTTACATCGCCTCCGGTCACACTCCCGGAGCGGCACTCATCGCGGCAGGAGTCGCCGAAGACCTCAGCCGTAACCGGGAGATCGCCCACGAAGAGATCAGCCGATGGGCGGTGGACTGA
- a CDS encoding FtsK/SpoIIIE domain-containing protein has translation MGPILLAFTLAALAWLLVAGSALRERHPVWFWYLTGYPVTAVRVLVTWRRVAQFNGLTVTHKPARRIVGDLEVRGEPVRPIAPRISFPRATPTGLSLVVRLHPGQTPGPFIAAADALMHAWRVHGVRVTSPERGIVLITATARDPLERPGLASAPVELLCAVVGVLESGGAWVVDLRQIPHWLITGATQSGKSTLLARLVCQLAPQPVALVGIDCKGGMELGLFGDRLTALTTSRREAVAVLGALVVEIQGRMRICRQAGARSTWELPHTRRPVPVVVIVDELAELYLTDGTREGKAEAEQCSTYLLRLGQLGAALGVHLVVAGQRVGSDLGPGVTALRAQLAGRICHRVNDPATAEMTLGDLNKDAVAVAQSITSQEKGVAVCTGTEGGWDRARSHLTTTEEARKTATAYAGMTPELPGLDQALKASVGSEIHE, from the coding sequence ATGGGACCGATCCTGCTCGCGTTCACTCTCGCCGCACTCGCCTGGTTACTGGTCGCCGGGTCCGCGCTGCGGGAGCGGCACCCGGTGTGGTTCTGGTACCTGACCGGCTACCCGGTCACTGCGGTGCGGGTGCTGGTCACCTGGCGCAGGGTCGCGCAGTTCAACGGCCTCACCGTCACCCACAAACCCGCCCGCCGGATCGTGGGCGACCTGGAAGTACGGGGCGAGCCGGTGCGCCCCATCGCCCCGCGCATCTCCTTCCCCCGCGCCACCCCTACCGGCCTCTCTCTGGTGGTGCGGCTTCATCCGGGGCAGACCCCGGGCCCGTTCATCGCAGCGGCCGACGCTCTGATGCACGCCTGGCGTGTGCACGGGGTGCGGGTGACCTCCCCGGAGCGGGGAATCGTGTTGATCACGGCGACCGCCCGGGATCCGCTGGAGCGGCCCGGTCTCGCATCGGCTCCGGTTGAGCTGCTGTGTGCGGTGGTCGGCGTGCTGGAGTCGGGCGGGGCTTGGGTGGTGGACCTGCGGCAGATTCCCCATTGGCTGATCACCGGGGCGACCCAGTCGGGCAAGTCCACTCTGCTTGCCCGGCTGGTGTGCCAGCTCGCCCCGCAGCCGGTCGCGCTGGTCGGCATCGACTGCAAGGGCGGCATGGAACTGGGCCTGTTCGGCGATCGGCTGACTGCGCTGACCACCAGCCGGCGGGAGGCGGTGGCGGTACTCGGCGCGCTTGTGGTCGAGATCCAGGGCCGGATGCGCATCTGCCGCCAGGCTGGGGCCCGCTCCACCTGGGAACTGCCGCACACGCGGCGACCGGTGCCCGTCGTGGTCATCGTCGACGAGCTCGCCGAGCTCTACCTGACCGACGGCACCAGGGAGGGCAAGGCGGAGGCGGAGCAGTGCTCCACCTACCTCCTGCGCCTCGGGCAGCTCGGCGCGGCCCTCGGTGTGCATCTCGTGGTCGCCGGGCAACGCGTCGGTTCCGACCTCGGGCCCGGGGTGACCGCGCTGCGCGCTCAGCTGGCCGGGCGGATCTGCCACCGCGTCAACGACCCCGCAACAGCGGAAATGACCCTGGGCGATCTCAACAAGGACGCCGTTGCCGTCGCCCAGTCCATCACCTCGCAAGAGAAGGGCGTGGCCGTGTGCACCGGGACGGAAGGCGGCTGGGACCGGGCCCGGTCCCACCTCACCACCACCGAAGAGGCGCGTAAGACCGCCACCGCCTACGCAGGCATGACGCCCGAACTGCCCGGCCTGGACCAGGCCCTGAAGGCCTCGGTAGGGAGTGAGATCCATGAGTGA
- a CDS encoding SCO3933 family regulatory protein: MQSIPVDTSRLGVLRCAVEPEAKVSNFETKEVKKDRDGNTIYTVAVMVRQEGRRVSVIEISVTGEPKGVTEGTEVRVTGLEAFAWAMGDRHGISFRAAAITPVPGGGGPGTAPAGKAGGA, translated from the coding sequence ATGCAGTCCATACCTGTGGACACATCCCGGCTCGGCGTACTGCGGTGCGCTGTCGAGCCGGAAGCGAAGGTCAGCAACTTCGAGACGAAGGAGGTGAAGAAGGACCGGGACGGCAACACGATCTACACCGTGGCCGTCATGGTCCGCCAAGAGGGGCGCCGGGTCTCGGTGATCGAGATTTCGGTGACCGGGGAGCCGAAGGGCGTCACGGAAGGCACCGAGGTCAGGGTCACGGGCCTCGAGGCATTTGCCTGGGCGATGGGCGACCGACATGGGATCAGCTTCCGTGCCGCCGCGATCACGCCCGTACCGGGTGGTGGCGGGCCTGGAACTGCCCCTGCCGGTAAGGCGGGTGGCGCGTGA